A section of the Agromyces aurantiacus genome encodes:
- the upp gene encoding uracil phosphoribosyltransferase encodes MRVHVADHPLITHKLTVLRDVNTPSPVFRSLVQELMTLLAYEGTRDVRVEPVDIVTPVAPTTGVRIADPKPLIVPILRAGLGMLDGMVTLLPSAEVGFLGMARNEETLEPTTYAERLPDDLSGRQCFVLDPMLATGGSLTAAIEFLLARGATDVTAICILAAPEGLKAVEEALHGREVSIVLGAVDERLNENGYIVPGLGDAGDRLYGTV; translated from the coding sequence ATGCGAGTCCACGTTGCCGACCACCCGCTCATCACCCACAAGCTGACGGTGCTGCGCGACGTGAACACCCCGTCGCCCGTGTTCCGCTCGCTCGTGCAGGAGCTGATGACGCTGCTCGCCTACGAGGGCACGCGCGACGTGAGGGTCGAGCCCGTCGACATCGTGACGCCCGTGGCACCCACCACGGGCGTTCGCATCGCCGACCCCAAGCCGCTGATCGTGCCGATCCTGCGCGCCGGGCTCGGCATGCTCGACGGCATGGTCACCCTCCTGCCGAGCGCCGAGGTGGGCTTCCTCGGCATGGCCCGCAATGAGGAGACCCTCGAGCCGACGACCTACGCCGAGCGCCTGCCCGACGACCTCAGCGGCCGGCAGTGCTTCGTGCTCGACCCGATGCTCGCGACCGGCGGATCGCTGACCGCGGCGATCGAGTTCCTGCTCGCGCGCGGCGCGACGGATGTCACGGCGATCTGCATCCTCGCGGCCCCCGAGGGGCTGAAGGCCGTCGAGGAGGCGCTGCACGGCCGCGAGGTCTCGATCGTGCTCGGCGCGGTCGACGAGCGCCTCAACGAGAACGGCTACATCGTGCCCGGCCTCGGCGATGCCGGCGACCGGTTGTACGGCACGGTCTAA
- the tadA gene encoding tRNA adenosine(34) deaminase TadA encodes MPVQLPEHTAWMRLALAEASAALATGDVPVGAVVVRDGQVIATGRNERELHEDPTAHAELIAIRDAARATGDRHLTDCTLVVTLEPCVMCAGAIVAARIPTVVFGAWDEKAGAAGSLYDVLRDRRLNHRVEVYAGVEADAASRLLLDFFADPARRPVAD; translated from the coding sequence ATGCCGGTGCAGCTGCCCGAGCACACGGCCTGGATGCGGCTCGCGCTCGCCGAGGCATCCGCCGCCCTCGCCACCGGCGATGTGCCCGTCGGCGCGGTCGTCGTACGCGACGGGCAGGTCATCGCGACCGGACGCAACGAGCGCGAACTGCACGAGGACCCGACCGCGCACGCCGAGCTCATCGCGATCCGCGACGCCGCGCGCGCGACCGGCGACCGGCACCTGACCGACTGCACGCTCGTCGTCACGCTCGAGCCGTGCGTGATGTGCGCGGGCGCGATCGTCGCGGCGCGCATCCCCACCGTCGTCTTCGGCGCGTGGGACGAGAAGGCCGGCGCGGCCGGATCGCTCTACGACGTGCTCCGCGACCGGCGGCTGAACCACCGCGTCGAGGTCTACGCGGGCGTCGAGGCCGACGCCGCCTCGAGGCTGCTGCTCGACTTCTTCGCCGATCCGGCCCGCCGTCCGGTCGCGGACTGA
- a CDS encoding glutamine amidotransferase-related protein, producing MTDVAAGRRPTALVLRHDSAIGLGNLGPVLEEHGYEVVTVDAPRADVTAIDALAPDVLVVLGGDEAAYEADVYPYVGHEIELLRKRIAAEAPVFGVCLGAQLLAAALGARVYKGPRKEVGWLGVDVTDAGGASPVRHARGIRFVQWHGDTFDLPEGVERLASSPEYANQAFRRGDWMLAVQFHPEVTPAIHEDWLAAWGDELPEYDLTVERMRELQTSCGPDAEAASRAIIGEFLDGLAARRLPTRLAG from the coding sequence ATGACGGATGTCGCGGCTGGCCGCCGCCCAACCGCGCTCGTCCTCCGCCACGACTCGGCCATCGGCCTCGGCAACCTCGGTCCGGTGCTCGAGGAGCACGGCTACGAGGTCGTGACGGTCGACGCCCCGCGCGCCGACGTCACGGCGATCGACGCGCTCGCGCCCGACGTCCTCGTGGTGCTCGGCGGCGACGAGGCTGCGTACGAGGCCGACGTCTACCCGTACGTCGGCCACGAGATCGAGCTGCTCCGCAAGCGGATCGCGGCGGAGGCGCCGGTGTTCGGCGTGTGCCTCGGCGCGCAGCTGCTCGCCGCCGCGCTCGGCGCGCGCGTCTACAAGGGTCCGCGGAAGGAGGTCGGCTGGCTCGGCGTCGACGTGACCGACGCCGGCGGGGCGTCGCCGGTGCGCCACGCCCGCGGCATCCGCTTCGTGCAGTGGCACGGCGACACGTTCGACCTGCCCGAGGGCGTCGAGCGGCTCGCCTCGTCGCCCGAGTACGCCAACCAGGCGTTCCGCCGCGGCGACTGGATGCTCGCGGTGCAGTTCCATCCCGAGGTGACCCCCGCGATCCACGAGGACTGGCTTGCGGCCTGGGGCGACGAGCTGCCCGAGTACGACCTCACGGTCGAGCGCATGCGCGAGCTGCAGACGTCGTGCGGGCCCGACGCCGAGGCGGCGTCGCGCGCGATCATCGGCGAGTTCCTCGACGGGCTCGCGGCGCGGCGTCTGCCGACTCGCCTCGCCGGCTGA
- a CDS encoding cation diffusion facilitator family transporter has protein sequence MSASGGTKAILAAFLANTGIALTKFIAWLVSGSASMLAEAVHSVADAGNQLLLFVGGRRAKKDADRSHPFGYGRERYVYAFVVSIILFSVGGLFSIYEGVDKIQHPHELENVWVPIVVLVIAIALESFSLRTAVKESNQIRGTQTWVQFVRRAKAPELPVVLLEDVAALLGLVFALFGVGLTAITGNTIFDAIGTLMIGTLLIVVAIILGMETKSLLVGEGATEGDLGRIETAILAGPEAERIIHMKTLYLGPDELMVAAKLGFHGGESLAEVSTAINVIEQRIRTAVPAARVIYLEPDVYVDPNEQAPPTDAIVIKGLE, from the coding sequence ATGAGCGCATCCGGCGGCACGAAGGCGATCCTGGCGGCATTCCTCGCGAACACAGGCATCGCCCTGACGAAGTTCATCGCGTGGCTCGTCTCCGGGTCGGCGTCGATGCTCGCCGAGGCGGTGCACTCGGTCGCCGACGCGGGCAACCAGCTGCTGCTGTTCGTGGGCGGCCGCCGCGCGAAGAAGGACGCCGACCGTTCGCATCCGTTCGGCTACGGCCGCGAGCGCTACGTGTACGCCTTCGTCGTCTCGATCATCCTGTTCTCGGTCGGCGGCCTGTTCTCGATCTACGAGGGCGTCGACAAGATCCAGCACCCCCATGAGCTCGAGAACGTGTGGGTGCCGATCGTCGTGCTCGTCATCGCGATCGCGCTCGAGTCGTTCTCGCTGCGCACCGCCGTGAAGGAGTCGAACCAGATCCGCGGCACGCAGACCTGGGTCCAGTTCGTGCGCCGGGCGAAGGCGCCCGAACTCCCGGTGGTCCTGCTCGAGGATGTCGCCGCGCTCCTCGGCCTCGTGTTCGCCCTGTTCGGCGTGGGGCTCACGGCCATCACGGGCAACACGATCTTCGATGCGATCGGCACCCTGATGATCGGCACGCTGCTGATCGTCGTCGCGATCATCCTCGGCATGGAGACGAAGAGCCTGCTCGTCGGCGAAGGCGCCACCGAGGGCGACCTGGGCCGGATCGAGACGGCGATCCTCGCGGGTCCCGAGGCCGAGCGCATCATCCACATGAAGACCCTCTATCTCGGGCCCGACGAGCTCATGGTCGCGGCGAAGCTCGGCTTCCACGGCGGCGAGAGCCTGGCCGAGGTGTCGACGGCGATCAACGTGATCGAGCAGCGCATCCGCACCGCTGTGCCCGCCGCGCGCGTGATCTACCTCGAACCCGACGTCTACGTCGATCCGAACGAGCAGGCACCGCCGACCGACGCGATCGTGATCAAGGGGCTCGAATGA
- the proC gene encoding pyrroline-5-carboxylate reductase, whose translation MTSRQPADRPIELPAIAFLGAGSMARAILAGLLQPHVTVAGGIRATNRSAVRAAEFDDEPRVTAYATEADAAANRRAVAGAKLVVVAVKPAMVPDLLDEIADALEPGAVVVSVAAGVTVATFEAHLPSHVSVIRTMPNTPAVVGRAVTGVSAGTRSSEEDLALVASLFETVGEVLVVPESQLDALSTISGSGPAYVFLLIEEFTKTAIAKGFTPEQAATMVQGTFRGASELLAASADDPAELRRRVTSPKGTTERAIAVLQEADLAALFDRATDAALARARELAAGA comes from the coding sequence ATGACCTCCCGCCAGCCGGCTGACCGGCCGATCGAGCTGCCCGCCATCGCCTTCCTCGGCGCCGGATCCATGGCCCGCGCGATCCTGGCCGGGCTGCTCCAGCCGCACGTGACGGTGGCCGGCGGCATCCGGGCCACCAACCGCAGCGCCGTGCGCGCGGCCGAGTTCGACGACGAACCGCGCGTCACGGCGTACGCGACCGAGGCGGATGCCGCGGCCAACCGTCGCGCGGTCGCCGGCGCGAAGCTCGTCGTCGTCGCGGTCAAGCCCGCGATGGTGCCCGACCTGCTCGACGAGATCGCCGACGCGCTCGAGCCGGGCGCGGTCGTGGTGAGCGTCGCCGCGGGCGTCACGGTCGCGACGTTCGAGGCGCACCTGCCCTCGCACGTGTCGGTGATCCGCACGATGCCGAACACGCCCGCGGTCGTGGGGCGCGCGGTGACCGGGGTCTCGGCGGGCACGCGCTCGAGCGAGGAGGACCTCGCACTCGTGGCGTCGCTGTTCGAGACGGTCGGCGAGGTGCTCGTCGTGCCCGAGTCGCAGCTCGACGCGCTCTCGACGATCTCGGGCTCCGGCCCCGCGTACGTGTTCCTGCTCATCGAGGAGTTCACGAAGACCGCGATCGCGAAGGGCTTCACGCCCGAACAGGCCGCGACCATGGTGCAGGGCACGTTCCGGGGCGCGAGCGAGCTGCTCGCGGCATCCGCCGACGACCCGGCCGAGCTGCGACGCCGGGTCACGAGCCCGAAGGGCACGACCGAGCGCGCGATCGCCGTGCTGCAGGAGGCCGACCTCGCGGCGCTGTTCGACCGCGCGACCGACGCGGCGCTCGCCCGCGCGCGGGAGCTCGCCGCCGGCGCCTAA
- the rlmC gene encoding 23S rRNA (uracil(747)-C(5))-methyltransferase RlmC, with amino-acid sequence MQCPYFDAGRCRSCSLMGRPYPQQLADKQAHAEELLAPYDVPAWLPPVASGERDYRNKAKMVVGGTVDAPTIGILDADGYGVDLQACGICSPGHRAAFPVLARFITLARIAPYDVGARRGELKHLIVTESPDGELMVRFVLRSTEPLARMRKHLPTLLAELPQARVVTGNLLPEHKAVLEGAEEVVLTDADTLPMRLNDVTMHLRPQSFFQTNTAIAEALYAEARAWIRELAPEEAWDLYSGVGGFALHLADPDGRTDVTGIETSVEAVASAELSRTDAALSRVRFAAGDATSFALAATSAPDLVVVNPPRRGIGAELAGWLERSDAAHVLYSSCNVASLAKDLAAMPSLRPVKARVFDMFPQTTHFEVMVLLERTG; translated from the coding sequence GTGCAGTGCCCGTACTTCGACGCGGGGCGATGCCGGTCGTGCTCGCTCATGGGCCGGCCGTACCCGCAGCAGCTCGCCGACAAGCAGGCGCACGCCGAGGAGCTGCTCGCGCCGTACGACGTTCCCGCCTGGCTGCCGCCCGTCGCGAGCGGGGAGCGCGACTACCGCAACAAGGCGAAGATGGTCGTCGGCGGCACCGTCGACGCGCCGACGATCGGCATCCTCGACGCCGACGGGTACGGGGTCGACCTGCAGGCGTGCGGCATCTGCTCACCGGGGCACCGCGCCGCGTTCCCCGTGCTGGCCCGGTTCATCACGCTCGCGCGGATCGCGCCGTACGACGTGGGCGCCCGGCGCGGCGAGCTGAAGCACCTCATCGTGACCGAGTCGCCCGACGGCGAGCTCATGGTCCGGTTCGTGCTGCGCTCGACCGAGCCGCTGGCGCGCATGCGGAAGCACCTGCCGACACTCCTCGCCGAGCTGCCGCAGGCACGCGTCGTCACGGGGAACCTGCTGCCCGAGCACAAGGCCGTGCTCGAGGGCGCCGAGGAGGTCGTGCTCACCGACGCCGACACGCTGCCCATGCGGCTCAACGACGTGACGATGCACCTGCGCCCGCAGAGCTTCTTCCAGACGAACACCGCGATCGCGGAGGCGCTGTACGCCGAGGCGCGCGCGTGGATCCGCGAGCTCGCGCCCGAGGAGGCTTGGGACCTCTACTCGGGCGTCGGCGGCTTCGCGCTGCACCTCGCCGACCCCGACGGCCGCACCGACGTGACGGGCATCGAGACGAGCGTCGAGGCGGTCGCGAGCGCCGAGCTGAGCCGAACGGATGCCGCGCTCTCACGCGTGCGCTTCGCCGCCGGCGACGCGACCTCGTTCGCGCTCGCCGCGACATCCGCCCCCGACCTCGTGGTCGTGAACCCGCCCCGGCGCGGCATCGGCGCCGAGCTCGCGGGCTGGCTCGAGCGGTCGGATGCCGCGCACGTGCTCTACTCGTCGTGCAACGTCGCCTCGCTCGCGAAGGACCTCGCGGCGATGCCGTCGCTGCGACCCGTGAAGGCGCGCGTGTTCGACATGTTCCCGCAGACCACGCACTTCGAGGTCATGGTGCTGCTCGAGCGCACCGGTTAG
- a CDS encoding response regulator yields the protein MRILVADDDAQLQRALRITLGSRGYEVLAARDGAEAIDLAANAHPDLILLDLGMPNVDGMDVIRAVRAWSKVPIVVLSGRTDSAEKVEALDAGADDYVTKPFAMDELLARIRARARATSDEPGDDAAATRIGDLAVDLAAKTVRRADGSTAVRLTPTEWRLLELFLRNPGKLLTRQMLLSDVWGPYHANDAGYLRLYVAQLRRKLEPVPSEPRHFLNEPGLGYRFEP from the coding sequence GTGAGGATCCTCGTCGCCGACGACGACGCGCAGCTGCAGCGGGCGTTGCGCATCACCCTCGGCTCACGCGGGTACGAGGTGCTCGCCGCACGCGACGGCGCCGAGGCGATCGACCTCGCGGCGAACGCGCACCCCGACCTGATCCTCCTCGACCTCGGCATGCCGAACGTCGACGGCATGGACGTCATCCGGGCCGTGCGCGCGTGGTCGAAGGTCCCGATCGTGGTGCTGTCGGGCCGCACCGACTCGGCCGAGAAGGTCGAGGCGCTCGACGCCGGCGCCGACGACTACGTGACGAAGCCCTTCGCGATGGACGAGCTGCTCGCCCGGATCCGCGCCCGCGCCCGCGCGACATCCGATGAACCGGGCGACGACGCCGCTGCGACCCGCATCGGCGATCTCGCCGTCGACCTCGCCGCGAAGACCGTCCGTCGAGCCGACGGCAGCACCGCGGTGCGCCTGACCCCGACGGAGTGGCGCCTGCTCGAGCTCTTCCTCCGGAATCCCGGCAAGCTGCTCACCCGCCAGATGCTGCTCTCGGACGTATGGGGCCCGTACCACGCCAACGACGCCGGCTACCTACGCCTGTACGTCGCCCAGCTGCGGCGCAAGCTCGAGCCCGTGCCATCCGAGCCACGCCACTTCCTCAACGAGCCGGGACTCGGCTACCGCTTCGAGCCGTAG
- a CDS encoding ATP-binding protein, producing the protein MRRGRLRVLLGAAPGVGKTYAMLEEGRRLRDEGRDVVVGFVETHGRAATAAMVDGLEVVPRRTETHRGLRLEEMDLDAVLARTPEIALVDELAHTNAPGGRHEKRWQDVDELLGAGIDVISTVNTQHIESLGDVVYEITGAQQRETIPDAVLRDADQIEVVDLAPQALRDRLATGLVYPAERIDAALSNYFRLGNLTALREIALLWLADEVDQALKAYRAEHGIDRKWEARERVVVALTGGPEGETLLRRGARIAARSSGGVLLAVHVTNPDGLRARHPEALDRQRALVEQLGGTFHQVVGEDVPRALVDFAKGADATQLVLGVSRRSRLAAAFTGPGIGATVIRESGDIDVHIVTHAAAGSDFSLPRLGGALSRQRLIAGFALALIAGPLLSWLLSSLHTDASITSDVLAYQLLVIIVALVGGIWPGLFAAVLSGLTLNFLFIEPLYTLTIAEPRQFLALVFYVLNALLVSYVVDQAARRTREARRAAAESQLLATIAGSVLRGEDALQAMVTRTREAFNLTGVRLLVDDQPLVTDGEPAAPDRVTTLPIGAHGVLELHGPDLAASERRLLQVIATQLDAALEHGALTTAAEAADELAEADKVRSALLAAVGHDLRRPLTSASAAISALRSPDLAIPPAQRVELLDTAAESLESLAALVTNLLDVSRLQAGALAVTLAPTDVADVVFPALDELGLGPGDIELDLADDTLPVLADAGLLQRVVVNLLANAVRHSPDGERVRLSASSFRGRTELRIADRGPGIPAERRDQVFTPFQRLGDTDNETGLGLGLALSKGFAEGMDGTLEAEDTPGGGLTMVVTLPIAEEAS; encoded by the coding sequence ATGAGACGGGGGCGGCTTCGAGTGCTCCTCGGCGCCGCTCCGGGCGTCGGAAAGACCTACGCCATGCTCGAGGAGGGTCGACGCCTCCGCGACGAGGGCCGCGACGTCGTCGTCGGCTTCGTCGAGACGCACGGCCGCGCCGCGACGGCCGCGATGGTCGACGGGCTGGAGGTCGTGCCGCGTCGCACCGAGACCCACCGCGGGCTCCGCCTCGAGGAGATGGACCTCGACGCCGTGCTCGCCCGCACGCCCGAGATCGCGCTGGTCGACGAGCTCGCCCACACCAACGCGCCCGGCGGCCGCCACGAGAAGCGCTGGCAGGACGTCGACGAGCTCCTCGGCGCCGGCATCGACGTCATCTCGACGGTCAACACCCAGCACATCGAGTCGCTCGGCGACGTCGTGTACGAGATCACCGGAGCCCAGCAGCGCGAGACCATCCCCGACGCCGTGCTGCGCGACGCCGACCAGATCGAGGTCGTCGACCTCGCCCCGCAGGCGCTCCGCGATCGCCTCGCCACCGGGCTCGTCTACCCCGCCGAGCGGATCGACGCGGCGCTGTCCAACTACTTCCGCCTCGGCAACCTCACGGCGCTTCGCGAGATCGCACTGCTCTGGCTCGCCGACGAGGTCGACCAGGCGCTCAAGGCCTACCGCGCCGAACACGGCATCGACCGCAAGTGGGAGGCGCGCGAACGCGTCGTCGTCGCCCTGACGGGCGGACCCGAGGGCGAGACGCTGCTGCGTCGCGGGGCGCGGATCGCGGCCCGCTCGTCGGGGGGCGTGCTCCTCGCGGTGCACGTGACCAACCCGGACGGGCTGCGGGCGCGGCATCCGGAGGCCCTCGACCGCCAGCGGGCCCTGGTCGAGCAGCTCGGCGGCACGTTCCACCAGGTCGTCGGCGAGGACGTTCCGCGGGCGCTGGTCGACTTCGCGAAGGGCGCGGATGCCACGCAGCTGGTGCTCGGCGTCAGTCGCCGTTCCCGGCTGGCCGCGGCGTTCACGGGCCCCGGCATCGGCGCGACGGTCATCCGCGAGTCGGGTGACATCGATGTGCACATCGTGACGCACGCCGCCGCGGGATCGGACTTCTCGCTGCCGCGCCTCGGCGGCGCCCTGAGCCGGCAGCGGCTCATCGCCGGCTTCGCGCTCGCGCTGATCGCGGGCCCGCTGCTGAGCTGGCTGCTGTCGAGCCTGCACACCGACGCGTCGATCACGAGCGACGTGCTCGCCTACCAGCTCCTCGTCATCATCGTCGCACTCGTCGGCGGCATCTGGCCCGGGCTGTTCGCCGCCGTGCTCTCCGGCCTGACGCTGAACTTCCTGTTCATCGAACCGCTGTACACGCTCACGATCGCCGAGCCCCGGCAGTTCCTCGCGCTCGTCTTCTACGTGCTCAACGCCCTCCTCGTGAGCTACGTCGTCGACCAGGCGGCGCGCCGCACGCGCGAGGCCCGCCGGGCCGCCGCGGAGTCGCAGCTGCTCGCCACGATCGCCGGGAGCGTCCTGCGCGGCGAGGACGCGCTGCAGGCCATGGTCACGCGGACCAGGGAGGCGTTCAACCTCACCGGCGTGCGCCTCCTCGTCGACGACCAGCCGCTCGTGACCGACGGCGAGCCCGCCGCTCCCGATCGGGTCACGACGCTCCCCATCGGTGCGCACGGCGTCCTCGAACTGCACGGACCCGACCTCGCCGCATCCGAGCGCCGCCTGCTCCAGGTGATCGCGACCCAGCTCGACGCCGCGCTCGAGCACGGCGCCCTCACGACCGCCGCCGAGGCCGCCGACGAGCTCGCCGAAGCCGACAAGGTGCGCTCGGCCCTGCTCGCGGCGGTCGGGCACGACCTTCGCCGCCCGCTGACGTCGGCCTCGGCGGCGATCAGCGCGCTGCGATCACCCGACCTCGCCATCCCTCCCGCGCAGCGCGTGGAACTGCTCGACACCGCCGCCGAGAGCCTCGAGTCGCTCGCGGCCCTCGTCACGAACCTGCTCGACGTGAGCCGGCTGCAGGCCGGCGCGCTCGCCGTGACCCTCGCACCGACCGACGTCGCCGACGTCGTGTTCCCCGCGCTCGACGAGCTCGGGCTCGGTCCGGGCGACATCGAGCTCGACCTCGCCGACGACACCCTCCCCGTGCTCGCGGATGCGGGCCTGCTGCAGCGCGTCGTCGTGAACCTGCTCGCGAACGCCGTGCGGCATTCCCCCGACGGCGAGCGCGTACGGCTGTCGGCGAGCTCGTTCCGCGGGCGGACCGAACTCCGCATCGCCGATCGCGGTCCGGGCATCCCTGCGGAGCGTCGCGATCAGGTGTTCACGCCGTTCCAGCGGCTCGGCGACACCGACAACGAGACGGGCCTCGGGCTCGGACTCGCGCTGTCGAAGGGGTTCGCCGAGGGCATGGACGGCACCCTCGAGGCCGAGGACACGCCCGGCGGCGGCCTGACCATGGTCGTCACGCTCCCGATCGCCGAGGAGGCGTCGTGA
- the kdpC gene encoding potassium-transporting ATPase subunit KdpC: MTSTRQTVRTHWVALRALLVFTAVLGLAYPLTITVIAQIGLPAQANGSLVRNADGDVVGSALMGQSFTDASGAPLPEWFQSRPSAAGDGYDGGASSGSNFGPENEDLIAAIEERKAAAAELEGVDENDVPADAVTASASGLDPHISPEYALLQVGRVADARGLDEADVRALVEDHIQAPDLGYLGAPTVNVLALNLALAEMGD; the protein is encoded by the coding sequence ATGACCTCCACACGCCAGACGGTCCGCACCCACTGGGTCGCGCTCCGCGCCCTGCTCGTCTTCACGGCCGTGCTCGGCCTGGCCTATCCGCTCACGATCACCGTCATCGCGCAGATCGGGCTGCCCGCGCAGGCCAACGGCTCGCTCGTGCGGAACGCCGACGGCGACGTCGTCGGCTCCGCCCTCATGGGGCAGTCGTTCACGGATGCCTCGGGGGCGCCGCTGCCCGAGTGGTTCCAGTCGCGACCGTCGGCGGCGGGCGACGGCTACGACGGCGGGGCATCGAGCGGGAGCAACTTCGGGCCCGAGAACGAGGACCTCATCGCCGCGATCGAGGAGCGCAAGGCCGCGGCCGCCGAGCTCGAGGGCGTCGACGAGAACGACGTGCCCGCCGACGCCGTCACGGCGTCGGCCTCCGGCCTCGACCCGCACATCAGCCCCGAGTACGCTCTGCTCCAGGTCGGCCGGGTCGCCGACGCCCGCGGACTCGACGAGGCGGACGTCCGGGCACTCGTCGAGGACCACATCCAGGCGCCCGACCTCGGGTACCTCGGCGCGCCCACGGTCAACGTCCTCGCACTGAACCTCGCGCTGGCCGAGATGGGAGACTGA